In one Candidatus Eremiobacterota bacterium genomic region, the following are encoded:
- a CDS encoding ornithine carbamoyltransferase, producing MPTANLPKTMKGKDLITTQEWTRDELDHVLKLAKDMKKKRFAPEYTELLKHRTFFMFFYNPSVRTRQSFECAATELGGHAQFLEPKTMRLKTATTAGETVEDAAKVMNRYACGIGIRILEDKIAAYGEGDDLLREYAKWSEIPILSMAHDKFHPCQGLADMMGIQEHLGENLQGKKILIAWGHGALARSWCSVQEAMLICSRFGMDVTLAHPEGYDLDPEVIKHTQHNCKEQNSKFEITHDPVAGYKGAHVVYSRNWMSPNAYQNGEFNKQGDIEKALRYTEWICDADKMKHSENALYTHPMPIDRGHEVTDEVASGPRSIIYDVAENRLHVQKAIMALTMSDH from the coding sequence ATGCCCACTGCGAATCTGCCGAAAACGATGAAAGGAAAGGACCTCATCACCACCCAGGAATGGACCAGGGATGAGCTGGACCATGTGCTCAAGCTTGCCAAGGACATGAAAAAGAAGAGGTTTGCCCCTGAATACACGGAGCTGCTGAAACACAGGACCTTCTTCATGTTTTTCTACAACCCCTCGGTGAGGACAAGGCAGTCCTTTGAATGTGCCGCCACAGAGCTCGGCGGCCACGCCCAGTTTCTCGAGCCCAAGACCATGCGGCTCAAGACGGCCACCACTGCCGGCGAAACGGTGGAAGACGCGGCGAAGGTGATGAACCGCTATGCCTGCGGGATCGGCATCAGGATCCTGGAGGACAAGATCGCCGCTTACGGCGAAGGCGACGACCTGCTGCGCGAATACGCGAAATGGTCTGAAATTCCCATCCTGAGCATGGCCCACGACAAGTTCCACCCATGCCAGGGCCTGGCCGACATGATGGGCATCCAGGAGCATCTCGGCGAGAACCTCCAGGGGAAAAAGATCCTCATCGCCTGGGGCCATGGCGCCCTTGCCCGCTCATGGTGCTCGGTGCAGGAAGCAATGCTCATCTGCTCGCGCTTTGGAATGGACGTGACGCTTGCCCACCCCGAGGGATATGACCTTGACCCGGAAGTGATCAAGCATACGCAGCATAACTGCAAGGAGCAGAACAGCAAGTTTGAAATCACCCACGACCCCGTGGCGGGATACAAGGGAGCCCATGTAGTCTATTCCCGCAACTGGATGAGCCCCAACGCCTACCAGAACGGTGAATTCAACAAGCAGGGCGATATCGAAAAGGCCCTCAGGTACACCGAGTGGATCTGTGATGCAGATAAGATGAAGCACTCCGAGAATGCCCTTTACACCCATCCCATGCCGATAGACAGGGGTCACGAGGTCACCGATGAAGTGGCAAGCGGTCCCAGGAGCATAATCTATGACGTGGCCGAGAACAGGCTCCATGTGCAGAAGGCCATAATGGCCCTCACGATGTCGGACCACTAG
- a CDS encoding PilT/PilU family type 4a pilus ATPase, translated as PAPVPPPRPLSREDEKHAPEPAPVPPPRPLSREDEFHAPEPAPVPPPRPLSREDEKHAAVPSQVPEGIQPVNTILSKAAGGGDELKDILNSAREMKAELRQVLDESRLMLAEAEQKVRQVRAISEENRSYAPPPAAPPPQAAPQPFIHAGIEIPERSDLDVELDDILKLLVYHKGSDLHLKVGSPPVTRIEGELIPVGSQNLTAKDTQRLILRIMNPDLVQSLLRKKEIDFSYEVSCGRFRVNAFLQKSTVSASLRLVKSQIPNFKQLYLPSTLEKIVDFHDGLFLVTGSAGSGKSTTLAAMINFLNESKKYHVITIEDPVEYVFEDKQCIITQREVGIDTESFRDALKMALRQDPNVIMIGELRDTETVSQAIMAAETGHLILATLHTPNTIQAVRRLLDFFPSEQQKTYQASLASTLRGIISQKLIKRIDQDERIPAVELMFATPTISSLIREGNLTEIYQYIKDGMSEGMITFTESLTRLFKTGCISRESALFNAEQATEVRLTMAENEGGGSIDAPDAMKSSWWHDRL; from the coding sequence ACCTGCCCCGGTGCCGCCGCCCAGGCCTCTTTCCAGGGAAGATGAGAAACATGCGCCGGAACCTGCCCCGGTGCCACCGCCCAGGCCTCTTTCCAGGGAAGATGAGTTCCATGCGCCGGAACCTGCCCCGGTGCCGCCGCCCAGGCCTCTTTCCAGGGAAGATGAGAAACATGCGGCCGTCCCTTCCCAGGTACCGGAAGGGATTCAGCCCGTGAATACCATACTGAGCAAAGCGGCGGGGGGCGGCGATGAACTCAAGGACATCCTCAATTCTGCCCGGGAAATGAAAGCGGAGCTCAGGCAGGTCCTTGATGAATCCCGCTTGATGCTCGCTGAAGCTGAGCAGAAGGTGCGCCAGGTAAGGGCCATATCCGAAGAGAACCGCAGTTACGCCCCTCCGCCCGCGGCACCGCCTCCTCAAGCGGCACCCCAGCCTTTCATTCACGCAGGCATTGAGATCCCAGAGCGCTCCGATCTTGACGTGGAGCTCGATGACATCCTGAAGCTGCTGGTCTATCACAAGGGCTCCGATCTCCATCTCAAGGTGGGATCGCCTCCCGTGACCAGGATTGAAGGCGAGCTCATCCCCGTGGGGAGCCAGAATCTGACAGCGAAAGACACCCAGAGGCTCATCCTCAGGATCATGAACCCCGATCTGGTGCAGTCCCTGCTCAGGAAAAAGGAGATTGACTTTTCTTATGAGGTGAGCTGCGGCCGCTTCAGGGTCAATGCATTTCTGCAGAAATCCACGGTGAGCGCCTCCCTGAGGCTGGTGAAATCCCAGATCCCGAACTTCAAGCAGCTTTACCTCCCCTCAACCCTTGAGAAAATTGTGGATTTCCATGACGGGCTCTTCCTGGTCACCGGCTCGGCGGGATCGGGAAAGTCCACGACCCTGGCGGCCATGATAAACTTTCTGAACGAGTCAAAGAAATATCATGTCATTACCATAGAAGACCCTGTTGAATATGTTTTTGAAGACAAGCAGTGCATCATTACCCAGCGCGAGGTGGGAATTGACACCGAGTCGTTCCGGGATGCCCTGAAGATGGCGCTGCGCCAGGATCCCAATGTCATCATGATAGGAGAGCTCCGTGATACCGAGACGGTCTCGCAGGCCATCATGGCCGCTGAGACAGGGCACCTGATCCTGGCGACCCTCCATACCCCAAACACGATCCAGGCAGTGCGCCGCCTTCTTGATTTTTTCCCGAGCGAGCAGCAGAAAACCTACCAGGCTTCACTGGCTTCAACGCTGAGAGGCATCATCTCCCAGAAGCTTATCAAGAGAATTGACCAGGACGAGAGAATTCCTGCCGTGGAGCTCATGTTTGCCACCCCTACGATCAGCAGCCTCATAAGGGAAGGAAACCTCACCGAGATATACCAGTATATCAAGGATGGCATGAGCGAGGGAATGATTACTTTCACCGAGTCCCTCACGCGCCTTTTCAAGACAGGGTGCATCTCAAGGGAAAGCGCCCTGTTCAACGCGGAGCAGGCGACGGAAGTGAGGCTTACCATGGCCGAAAACGAAGGCGGTGGATCGATTGATGCTCCCGACGCGATGAAATCAAGCTGGTGGCATGACCGCCTCTAG
- a CDS encoding PilZ domain-containing protein, whose protein sequence is MGIFSSLSSRFRAFFKEERRSTRVSHTDTERRGTLRCHDGQTTFFYTLFGRCLQATVVDISMGGVKLAMDNELPPETEGEILFLFNGTPLLLPLKVSWSRKSSKSYEYGARFTAPTCRNVCLMKRYIYSLLAQNTVSPRFSLLCS, encoded by the coding sequence ATGGGCATTTTCTCTTCCCTCAGCAGCAGGTTCAGGGCTTTCTTCAAGGAGGAGCGTCGCAGCACCAGGGTTTCTCACACCGATACAGAGCGGCGGGGAACACTGCGCTGCCATGATGGCCAGACTACCTTTTTCTATACCCTTTTCGGCAGATGCCTGCAGGCAACGGTAGTGGACATCAGCATGGGAGGGGTAAAACTCGCGATGGACAATGAGCTTCCCCCTGAGACGGAAGGGGAGATTCTTTTTTTATTCAACGGGACGCCGCTCCTTCTCCCCCTCAAGGTATCGTGGTCACGAAAGTCATCGAAATCATACGAATATGGAGCGCGCTTCACTGCGCCCACATGCCGAAATGTGTGCCTTATGAAACGCTATATATACAGTCTTCTGGCACAGAACACGGTGTCACCCCGCTTCTCCCTGCTGTGTTCATAA
- a CDS encoding metallophosphoesterase family protein: MKLGVLSDTHWQSPDQFDRRLFKVFHDVDAILHAGDMVHGAVLSLLEGFRPTYAVTGNCDEWDLHGRVPEKRLIEIRGFRIGLIHGWRRDLHYLSELGREFDGVHVVVFGHSHCAVEENRGGVLYFNPGSATCPRDGGGPTVGIIEIAGMLETYHVPL, from the coding sequence ATGAAGCTCGGAGTTCTCTCCGATACTCACTGGCAGTCACCAGATCAGTTCGACAGGAGGCTTTTCAAAGTTTTCCACGATGTTGACGCCATCCTCCACGCGGGAGATATGGTCCATGGGGCAGTGCTCAGCCTGCTCGAAGGCTTCAGGCCCACCTATGCGGTCACAGGCAATTGCGATGAGTGGGATCTGCACGGGAGAGTGCCTGAGAAAAGGCTTATTGAGATAAGGGGATTCCGCATCGGCCTTATCCATGGATGGCGCCGTGATCTTCATTATCTTTCCGAACTGGGCAGGGAGTTTGACGGCGTACATGTGGTAGTGTTCGGCCATTCCCATTGTGCGGTCGAGGAAAACCGGGGGGGAGTCCTTTATTTCAACCCGGGAAGCGCCACATGCCCCCGCGACGGAGGGGGCCCGACGGTAGGAATCATTGAGATAGCAGGCATGTTGGAGACTTATCACGTCCCTCTCTGA
- a CDS encoding YihY/virulence factor BrkB family protein, producing the protein MKKNFLSNLGASFRTVFALLRETALQYSKDGCAFMAAGIAFYLFLCIIPLFIIFTYAMSIFISPALVIKQSSVLSSELSPYFNSLIQESILRMQRYGMKFSFVGFILLAWSARQVFLAMEHSLNKAWNIEETRSYLQRNLMALLLIPLVGAVFSLSVLYNIFVKIVPSWGFLSFLQPVPHSLITRFFFIPFSVCLAFSLLFMILPNRKVSFLSTIPGALLATAAWKASEMLYFLFLRHMAHFSIVYGSMAGVIGLLFWLLVCSNVYLVGGEFTSVYVGHLEQKSLREGRDKSPTCLLSQ; encoded by the coding sequence GTGAAAAAAAACTTCCTGTCAAATCTTGGGGCTTCTTTCAGAACTGTCTTTGCACTGCTCAGAGAGACAGCCCTTCAGTACTCCAAGGATGGATGTGCCTTCATGGCGGCAGGTATTGCTTTTTATCTTTTTCTCTGCATTATTCCTCTTTTTATCATCTTCACCTACGCGATGAGCATATTCATCAGCCCCGCCCTGGTGATCAAGCAGTCCTCGGTGCTCTCAAGCGAGCTGAGCCCCTATTTCAATTCACTCATTCAGGAGAGCATCTTGAGAATGCAGCGCTACGGCATGAAATTCAGCTTCGTGGGCTTTATCCTCCTCGCCTGGTCCGCACGGCAGGTTTTCCTTGCCATGGAACATAGTCTCAACAAGGCATGGAATATCGAAGAGACGCGCAGCTACTTACAGAGAAACCTCATGGCACTCCTGCTCATTCCCCTGGTGGGAGCCGTGTTCTCCCTTTCGGTGCTTTACAATATCTTTGTCAAGATTGTGCCGTCCTGGGGCTTTCTCTCTTTTCTGCAGCCGGTGCCTCACAGTCTCATCACAAGGTTTTTTTTCATCCCTTTTTCCGTGTGCCTTGCTTTTTCGCTCCTTTTCATGATCCTGCCGAACAGGAAGGTTTCCTTTCTCTCCACAATCCCCGGGGCGCTCCTGGCCACCGCGGCCTGGAAAGCCTCGGAAATGCTTTACTTTCTTTTCCTGAGGCATATGGCGCATTTCAGCATCGTGTACGGCTCAATGGCCGGTGTCATCGGTCTTCTATTCTGGCTCCTCGTCTGTTCAAATGTTTATCTTGTCGGCGGGGAATTTACCTCGGTCTACGTGGGCCATCTGGAACAGAAAAGCCTCAGAGAGGGACGTGATAAGTCTCCAACATGCCTGCTATCTCAATGA
- a CDS encoding ribonuclease Z (member of metallo-beta-lactamase family; the purified enzyme from Escherichia coli forms dimeric zinc phosphodiesterase; in Bacillus subtilis this protein is a 3'-tRNA processing endoribonuclease and is essential while in Escherichia coli it is not; associates with two zinc ions), protein MGIRAYLVNEEYQDPLLFVQFDGHREALLFDCGYLFPLKMRDIQRITSIFISHTHFDHFMGFDHILRLSLEQQKRMELYGPLNFVQQAACKLGGYSWNLCGNLELDFVACEVQDGSMAEAELKGREAYRLSAMSSRPFIGGLLKEHPLYTVSAAVLDHRIPSLAFSVKEKDSLRAKNEALEKLGLAPGPWVGELKELAEGGDYGDRSLTVEGRTYPAKALIDTVLEEKRGRKISYVVDTIFNKETVKRIVALAGGSDDFYCEAAYLTAEKEKARENYHLTAKQAGILAREARVGKLIPIHFSKRYDKRYGELIEEARREFPCVELGQKY, encoded by the coding sequence GTGGGAATCAGGGCCTATCTTGTGAATGAGGAGTATCAGGATCCGCTGCTTTTCGTGCAGTTTGACGGGCACAGGGAAGCGCTTCTTTTCGACTGCGGATACCTCTTTCCCCTTAAGATGAGGGATATCCAGAGGATTACCTCAATCTTCATCTCCCACACCCATTTTGATCATTTCATGGGCTTTGATCACATCCTGCGCCTGAGCCTGGAGCAGCAGAAGAGGATGGAGCTTTACGGCCCCCTCAATTTTGTCCAGCAGGCTGCCTGCAAGCTTGGAGGCTATTCATGGAATCTCTGCGGGAACCTGGAGCTGGACTTTGTTGCCTGCGAGGTCCAGGACGGCTCTATGGCGGAAGCGGAGCTGAAGGGGCGCGAAGCCTACAGGCTCTCAGCAATGTCGTCGAGGCCCTTCATCGGAGGCCTGCTGAAGGAGCACCCACTTTACACGGTAAGCGCAGCGGTTCTTGATCACAGGATCCCTTCGCTTGCTTTCTCAGTGAAGGAAAAGGATTCATTAAGGGCAAAAAACGAAGCACTGGAGAAGCTTGGCCTTGCGCCGGGCCCCTGGGTAGGCGAGCTGAAGGAGCTGGCCGAAGGCGGTGATTATGGTGACCGCTCGCTCACCGTGGAAGGCCGCACCTATCCTGCAAAAGCTCTCATCGACACCGTCCTCGAGGAGAAGAGGGGAAGGAAGATCTCCTATGTGGTTGACACCATATTCAATAAAGAGACAGTAAAGAGAATTGTGGCCCTCGCGGGCGGCTCCGATGATTTTTACTGCGAGGCTGCCTATCTTACGGCAGAGAAAGAGAAGGCCCGTGAAAACTACCATCTCACGGCCAAGCAGGCAGGCATCCTGGCCCGCGAGGCCCGCGTGGGAAAGCTCATCCCGATCCATTTCTCCAAGAGGTATGACAAGCGATACGGCGAGCTCATTGAAGAGGCTCGCCGTGAATTTCCCTGTGTGGAGCTCGGTCAGAAATACTAG